One Nocardia sp. BMG111209 DNA segment encodes these proteins:
- a CDS encoding molybdopterin-dependent oxidoreductase produces MPETEPENTPRGAPVGRRTLLGMLGAGAAGLAAAPYLQAGWEGLLGKASQLDPTGLTGLLPNPGGFRYYSVVGSVPRKGETDYALTIDGLVHRPRTYTLADLRAFPQTRVVHDVRCTDGWRVAKVPFDGVKLSDLLDDAGVGPGGEALSFGCFDGAYTESLTLEQARRDDVLVALRMQDAPITHEHGGPVRLYVAPMYFYKSAKWLSGVSVTGRVVPGYWEQRGYDVDGWLDDAH; encoded by the coding sequence ATGCCGGAGACCGAACCCGAGAACACACCGCGCGGGGCACCCGTGGGCCGCCGGACGCTGTTGGGCATGCTCGGCGCCGGCGCGGCGGGACTGGCCGCGGCGCCGTATCTGCAGGCAGGCTGGGAAGGCTTGCTGGGCAAGGCATCTCAGCTGGATCCGACCGGTCTCACCGGTCTGCTCCCGAACCCGGGCGGGTTCCGCTACTACAGTGTCGTCGGCTCGGTCCCGCGCAAGGGCGAGACCGACTACGCGCTGACCATCGACGGCCTGGTGCACCGGCCGCGGACGTACACGCTCGCGGACCTGCGCGCCTTTCCGCAGACCCGGGTCGTCCACGACGTGCGGTGCACCGACGGCTGGCGCGTGGCGAAGGTGCCGTTCGACGGGGTGAAGCTGTCCGATCTGCTGGACGACGCCGGGGTCGGACCGGGCGGAGAAGCCTTGAGCTTCGGCTGTTTCGACGGTGCGTACACCGAAAGTCTCACGCTGGAGCAGGCCCGGCGCGACGATGTGCTGGTGGCCCTGCGGATGCAGGACGCACCGATCACGCACGAGCACGGCGGCCCGGTCCGGCTCTATGTGGCGCCGATGTACTTCTACAAGTCCGCCAAATGGCTCTCCGGTGTCTCGGTCACCGGCCGGGTCGTCCCCGGCTACTGGGAACAGCGCGGATACGACGTCGACGGCTGGCTCGATGACGCCCACTGA
- a CDS encoding cytochrome b/b6 domain-containing protein, with protein MTPTEPREQHRVRRFTTAERMVHRATGTLMLLCATTAAFLYIGPLAQVVGRRGLMVTVHEWSGILLPIPVLLGLFAPAFRADLRRLNRFAPYDRRWLRAVRRGRTGPADRPAGKFNAGQKIYAGWIAGAVLVMLGTGLLMWFVHLLPAISRTSAIFVHDVLAWAIVVVLAGHIRLALRDPQARRGMRTGYVDRRWAAREHPRWLTEDRPPARRAPLTPAVPTPAERARGIGGTARPARSRRIRPRDRS; from the coding sequence ATGACGCCCACTGAACCGCGGGAACAGCACCGCGTGCGCCGGTTCACCACGGCCGAGCGAATGGTCCACCGCGCCACCGGAACACTGATGCTGCTGTGCGCCACCACCGCCGCCTTCCTGTACATCGGACCGCTGGCGCAAGTGGTGGGCCGGCGTGGCCTCATGGTCACCGTCCACGAATGGTCCGGCATACTCCTGCCGATACCGGTCCTGCTGGGCCTGTTCGCGCCCGCCTTCCGCGCCGACCTGCGCAGGCTGAACCGCTTCGCGCCCTACGACCGGCGCTGGCTGCGCGCGGTCCGCCGCGGCCGGACCGGTCCGGCGGACCGCCCCGCCGGCAAATTCAATGCGGGACAGAAGATCTACGCGGGCTGGATCGCGGGCGCCGTGCTGGTGATGCTGGGCACCGGCCTGCTGATGTGGTTCGTGCACCTGCTACCGGCCATCTCCCGGACCAGCGCGATCTTCGTGCACGACGTCCTCGCCTGGGCGATCGTGGTCGTGCTGGCCGGTCACATCCGGCTGGCGCTGCGGGATCCGCAGGCGCGGCGCGGCATGCGCACCGGATACGTCGACCGGCGCTGGGCGGCCCGGGAGCACCCCCGATGGCTGACCGAGGATCGGCCACCGGCCCGGCGCGCACCGCTCACCCCGGCCGTCCCTACCCCGGCCGAGCGGGCGCGCGGTATCGGCGGAACGGCTCGCCCAGCCAGGTCTCGCCGTATTCGTCCTCGGGATCGGTCATGA
- a CDS encoding SDR family oxidoreductase — MELELDGRVAVVTGASRGIGLATVRALAAAGARVVAGARRFGDELDDLTETGAVQRITVDLGTADGPARLIAAAGDRIDILVNNVGGAPPRTDGFLSVTDAEWQHTLELNLLTAVRAVRAALPVMVAAGSGNIVSIGSVNATLPEPLVIDYSAAKAALIAFSKGLSKEFGPRGIRVNTISPGPVATDLWLAADGVAATVGKASGTDPGDVAAGAAAATVTGRFSNPDEVAALVVVLAGDRAANITGADFRIDGGYIPTW, encoded by the coding sequence ATGGAACTCGAACTCGATGGCCGCGTGGCGGTGGTCACCGGCGCCAGCCGCGGCATCGGGCTCGCGACCGTGCGCGCGCTGGCGGCGGCCGGCGCGCGCGTGGTAGCGGGCGCGCGCCGCTTCGGCGACGAACTGGACGACCTCACCGAAACCGGTGCGGTACAACGGATCACGGTCGACCTCGGTACCGCCGACGGCCCGGCGCGGCTGATCGCCGCGGCGGGGGATCGCATCGACATCCTCGTCAACAACGTCGGCGGCGCACCCCCGCGCACCGACGGGTTCCTCAGCGTCACCGACGCCGAATGGCAGCACACGCTGGAGCTGAATCTGCTCACCGCGGTGCGTGCCGTCCGCGCGGCACTGCCGGTGATGGTCGCCGCCGGTAGCGGCAACATCGTGTCCATCGGCTCGGTCAACGCCACGCTGCCGGAACCGCTCGTGATCGACTACAGCGCCGCCAAGGCCGCGCTGATCGCCTTCTCGAAGGGATTGTCGAAAGAGTTCGGGCCGCGCGGGATCCGGGTCAACACCATCAGTCCGGGACCGGTCGCCACCGATCTGTGGCTGGCGGCGGACGGCGTCGCCGCCACCGTCGGCAAGGCCTCCGGCACCGATCCCGGTGATGTCGCCGCCGGTGCCGCGGCCGCCACCGTGACCGGGCGATTCTCCAATCCGGACGAGGTCGCCGCCCTGGTCGTCGTGCTCGCCGGCGATCGCGCCGCGAACATCACCGGTGCCGACTTCCGTATCGACGGCGGCTACATCCCCACCTGGTAA
- a CDS encoding alpha/beta hydrolase: MSTTKPPVVFIHGLWLHPDSWQPWIERFAAAGYTAIAPGWPGVAATVADSRENPDAIADRGIDAVDAHYTDIISGLPAAPIVIGHSFGGMIAQKLLGEGTAAAAIGIDAAQIKGVLPLPLSSLHATLPVFRNPANIHRAVELTEDQFRYAFGNAVPELESKELFARYTIPAPGRPLFEAAVANFSLHSPAKVQTDRDTGAPLLLIAGGQDHTVPEVITKATLKQYRHTDAPTDLIEFPDRGHSLTIDHGWAEVADACLTWLAERGF; the protein is encoded by the coding sequence ATGAGCACGACGAAGCCCCCGGTGGTATTCATCCACGGACTGTGGCTGCATCCCGACTCCTGGCAGCCGTGGATCGAGCGGTTCGCCGCCGCCGGCTACACCGCGATCGCCCCCGGCTGGCCCGGGGTCGCCGCGACCGTCGCCGACAGCCGCGAGAATCCCGACGCCATCGCCGATCGAGGCATCGATGCCGTGGACGCGCACTACACCGACATCATCAGCGGGCTGCCGGCCGCGCCGATCGTCATCGGTCACTCGTTCGGCGGCATGATCGCCCAGAAGCTGCTCGGCGAGGGTACCGCCGCCGCCGCGATCGGTATCGACGCCGCGCAGATCAAAGGTGTTCTGCCGCTGCCGTTGTCGTCGCTGCACGCGACGCTGCCGGTGTTCCGCAACCCGGCCAACATCCACCGCGCGGTCGAACTGACCGAGGACCAGTTCCGGTACGCCTTCGGCAACGCCGTGCCCGAATTGGAATCCAAGGAGCTGTTCGCCCGCTACACGATCCCGGCACCCGGACGGCCGTTGTTCGAGGCCGCCGTGGCGAATTTCTCCCTGCACTCGCCCGCGAAGGTGCAGACCGACCGCGACACCGGCGCGCCGTTGCTGCTGATCGCCGGGGGACAGGACCACACTGTGCCCGAGGTGATCACCAAAGCGACGCTGAAGCAGTACCGGCACACCGACGCCCCCACCGACCTCATCGAATTCCCCGACCGCGGGCATTCGCTGACCATCGACCACGGCTGGGCCGAAGTTGCCGACGCCTGCCTGACCTGGTTGGCCGAAAGGGGCTTCTGA